In Stigmatopora argus isolate UIUO_Sarg chromosome 17, RoL_Sarg_1.0, whole genome shotgun sequence, the following are encoded in one genomic region:
- the u2surp gene encoding U2 snRNP-associated SURP motif-containing protein isoform X3: MADRAPGGSQKASSKALLESKLKSFSIGKLAVTKRTLSKKEQDEIKKKEDERAAAEIYEEFLAAFEGGGEGKIKAFVRGGIANPTKEETATDEKKGKLYKPKSRFETQTKSILPLETPTQFVPLDKRHQSAKKPTEKEKKKSNLELFKEELKQIQEERDERHKLKGRVSRFEPLGGTEGRRSFLDDCAPGSHDVGDPSTTNLYLGNINPQMNEEMLCQEFGRYGPLASVKIMWPRTDEERARERNCGFVAFMNRRDAERALKNLNGKMIMNFEMKLGWGKGVPIPPHPIYIPPSMMEHTLPPPPSGLPFNAQPRERLKNPNAPMVPPPKNKEDFEKTLSQAIVKVVIPTERNLLSLIHRMIEFVVREGPMFEAMIMNREINNPMYRFLFENQSPAHVYYRWKLYTILQGEAPVKWRTDDFRMFKNGSLWRPPPLNPYLHGPYDDGEEEEEEEDSLKKGSLKEDERDKLEEMLRALTPRRGDVAEAMLFCLTHAEAAEEIVECVTESLSILKTPLPKKIARLYLVSDVLYNSSAKVANASYYRKFFEVKLCQVFADLNATYKTIQGHLQSENFKQRVMSCFRAWEDWTVYPDPFLIRLQNIFLGLVNLAPEKEPVGIPVEPEPTEDIDGAPIGEYVDGSPIEDMDGLPIDGGPIDGNMMDGAPLDDLDGVPIKTMEEDIDGVPFDQSKEVTFKVAPSKWEAVDESELASQAVTTSKWEAFDQPEEPKRYAENSEDEKSPRSTTATPSYSNPVREETDLKAKLSEMNEEKRTKLREIEVKVMKFQDELESGKRPKKPGQSFQEQVEHYRDKLLQKEKEKEKLDREKEREKEREKKDKEKSDARLKDLKKEKEDTPTRKDKYSSPAVERKRRHSNSPSPTRGGGGSGGGGGSSGGGGGGGGSISSRRGRSPSPRSERSERSYTKDTSSRPSHKDSPRSVVKKSSKRSPSSPRTPKRSRRSRSRTPKKSSKKSRSKSRSPHSRSHKKSKKSKH, encoded by the exons GCGCTGCTAGAAAGCAAACTGAAGTCTTTCAGCATCGGCAAACTGGCTGTGACCAAGAGAACCCTCAGCAAGAAGGAGCAGGATGAAATCAAGAAGAAA GAGGACGAACGGGCAGCGGCGGAGATTTACGAGGAGTTCCTCGCTGCGTTTGAAGGCGGTGGTGAGGGGAAGATCAAAGCATTTGTCCGCGGTGGGATCGCAAATCCTACAAAAG AGGAGACTGCAACAGACGAGAAAAAAGGCAAACTGTACAAGCCCAAGTCACGTTTCGAGACCCAAACAAAAAGCATCCTGCCTTTGGAAACCCCAACTCAGTTTGTACCATTAGACAAAAGACAT CAGTCTGCCAAAAAGCCCACTGaaaaggaaaagaagaaaagcaaCCTGGAGCTTTTCAAAGAAGAACTTAAACA aatccaAGAGGAGAGGGACGAAAGACACAAATTGAAGGGACGAGTTAGTCGTTTTGAACCACTTGGTGGAACGGAAGGAAGGCGTTCGT TTTTAGATGACTGCGCTCCAGGTTCGCACGACGTTGGCGACCCGTCCACCACTAACTTGTATCTGGGAAACATCAATCCACAG ATGAACGAGGAGATGCTGTGTCAAGAGTTTGGCCGCTACGGTCCATTGGCCAGCGTGAAGATCATGTGGCCCAGGACGGACGAGGAGAGGGCACGGGAGAGGAACTGTGGCTTTGTGGCCTTCATGAACAGGAGGGATGCCGAGCGGGCCCTCAAAAACCTCAACG gAAAAATGATTATGAACTTTGAAATGAAACTGGGATGGGGTAAAGGCGTGCCCATTCCGCCCCACCCCATCTACATCCCCCCGTCCATGATGGAGCACACTCTCCCGCCGCCTCCCTCCGGCCTCCCCTTCAACGCACAGCCCCGCGAGAGGCTCAAGAACCCAAATGCTCCCATGGTCCCTCCACCCAAAAACAAGGAAGACTTTGAGAAG ACTCTGTCGCAAGCCATAGTCAAAGTGGTTATCCCAACAGAAAG GAATTTGCTCTCTCTCATCCACCGAATGATCGAGTTTGTGGTGCGTGAAGGCCCCATGTTTGAAGCTATGATCATGAACCGGGAAATCAACAACCCCATGTACAG GTTTCTGTTTGAGAACCAGAGTCCAGCGCATGTTTACTACAGGTGGAAGCTCTACACCATACTGCAG GGCGAAGCACCGGTCAAATGGCGGACCGACGACTTtagaatgtttaaaaatggcTCCCTGTGGCGCCCGCCGCCACTCAACCCGTACCTCCACGGTCCGTACGATGacggtgaggaggaggaggaagaggaagactCACTCAAGAAAGGCAGCTTAAAAGAAGA TGAACGAGACAAGCTCGAGGAGATGCTGCGCGCCTTGACGCCGCGGAGAGGCGACGTCGCCGAGGCTATGCTGTTTTGTCTCACTCACGCCGAGGCCGCCGAAGAAATCGTGGAATGTGTCACAGAATCGCTTTCCATCCTCAAGACCCCTCTCCCCAAGAAA ATTGCGCGGTTATATCTGGTGTCAGACGTGCTGTACAACTCATCTGCCAAAGTAGCCAATGCTTCCTACTACAGGAAATT TTTTGAGGTGAAGCTCTGCCAGGTATTTGCGGACCTTAACGCCACGTACAAAACCATCCAAGGTCATCTTCAGAGTGAAAATTTTAAG CAACGCGTGATGTCCTGTTTCCGAGCGTGGGAGGATTGGACCGTGTATCCCGACCCCTTCCTAATCAGGTTGCAGAACATATTTCTGGGTCTCGTAAACCTGGCTCCTGAAAAGGAACCTGTGGGAATTCCTGTAGAG CCCGAGCCAACGGAGGACATTGACGGCGCGCCAATAGGCGAGTACGTGGATGGTTCGCCGATCGAAGACATGGACGGGCTGCCAATCGACGGGGGGCCCATCGATGGGAACATGATGGACGGAGCCCCCCTGGACGACCTGGACGGCGTTCCCATTAAGACCATGGAGGAGGATATCGATGGGGTACCCT TCGACCAATCGAAGGAGGTCACTTTCAAGGTGGCGCCTTCAAAGTGGGAAGCCGTGGACGAGTCCGAGCTGGCGTCTCAAG CTGTAACCACTTCAAAATGGGAAGCATTTGATCAGCCCGAAGAGCCAAAAAG GTACGCGGAGAATAGCGAAGACGAAAAGAGCCCGCGTTCGACGACGGCCACCCCAAGTTACTCCAACCCCGTCAGGGAAGAAACTGACCTTAAGGCCAAACTGTCCGAAATGAATGAGGAGAAGCGAACCAAGCTACGAGAGATCGAG GTGAAAGTCATGAAATTCCAAGACGAGCTGGAATCAGGAAAGAGACCCAAGAAGCCTGGGCAGAGCTTTCAGGAGCAGGTGGAACACTATAGGGACAAACTACTCCAGAAG GAGAAGGAAAAGGAGAAATTGGATCGGGAAAAGGAGCGGGAAAAAGAGCGGGAGAAGAAGGACAAAGAGAAATCGGACGCAAGGCTGAAAGACTTGAAGAAGGAGAAGGAAGATACGCCCACCAGGAAAGACAA GTACTCGTCGCCGGCCGTTGAAAGGAAACGACGACACAGCAACTCGCCCAGCCCCACCCGCGGCGgcggtggtagtggtggtggtggtggtagtagtggtggtgggggtggtggtggcggGAGTATTAGCAGCAGGCGTGGCCGCTCGCCATCCCCTCGCTCAGAGAGGTCCGAGCGCTCCTACACGAAGGACACGTCGTCGCGCCCATCTCACAAGGACTCGCCCCGATCCGTTGTCAAGAAGTCTTCAAAAAG ATCTCCATCATCACCTCGCACGCCCAAGCGGTCTCGGCGGTCGCGCTCCCGTACTCCCAAAAAGTCGTCCAAGAAGTCCCGTTCCAAATCTAGGTCCCCGCACAGCCGGTCTCACAAAAAATCGAAAAAGAGTAAACACTGA
- the u2surp gene encoding U2 snRNP-associated SURP motif-containing protein isoform X5 → MLPWSLHPKTRKTLRRNLLSLIHRMIEFVVREGPMFEAMIMNREINNPMYRFLFENQSPAHVYYRWKLYTILQGEAPVKWRTDDFRMFKNGSLWRPPPLNPYLHGPYDDGEEEEEEEDSLKKGSLKEDERDKLEEMLRALTPRRGDVAEAMLFCLTHAEAAEEIVECVTESLSILKTPLPKKIARLYLVSDVLYNSSAKVANASYYRKFFEVKLCQVFADLNATYKTIQGHLQSENFKQRVMSCFRAWEDWTVYPDPFLIRLQNIFLGLVNLAPEKEPVGIPVEPEPTEDIDGAPIGEYVDGSPIEDMDGLPIDGGPIDGNMMDGAPLDDLDGVPIKTMEEDIDGVPFDQSKEVTFKVAPSKWEAVDESELASQAVTTSKWEAFDQPEEPKRYAENSEDEKSPRSTTATPSYSNPVREETDLKAKLSEMNEEKRTKLREIEVKVMKFQDELESGKRPKKPGQSFQEQVEHYRDKLLQKEKEKEKLDREKEREKEREKKDKEKSDARLKDLKKEKEDTPTRKDKYSSPAVERKRRHSNSPSPTRGGGGSGGGGGSSGGGGGGGGSISSRRGRSPSPRSERSERSYTKDTSSRPSHKDSPRSVVKKSSKRSPSSPRTPKRSRRSRSRTPKKSSKKSRSKSRSPHSRSHKKSKKSKH, encoded by the exons ATGCTCCCATGGTCCCTCCACCCAAAAACAAGGAAGACTTTGAGAAG GAATTTGCTCTCTCTCATCCACCGAATGATCGAGTTTGTGGTGCGTGAAGGCCCCATGTTTGAAGCTATGATCATGAACCGGGAAATCAACAACCCCATGTACAG GTTTCTGTTTGAGAACCAGAGTCCAGCGCATGTTTACTACAGGTGGAAGCTCTACACCATACTGCAG GGCGAAGCACCGGTCAAATGGCGGACCGACGACTTtagaatgtttaaaaatggcTCCCTGTGGCGCCCGCCGCCACTCAACCCGTACCTCCACGGTCCGTACGATGacggtgaggaggaggaggaagaggaagactCACTCAAGAAAGGCAGCTTAAAAGAAGA TGAACGAGACAAGCTCGAGGAGATGCTGCGCGCCTTGACGCCGCGGAGAGGCGACGTCGCCGAGGCTATGCTGTTTTGTCTCACTCACGCCGAGGCCGCCGAAGAAATCGTGGAATGTGTCACAGAATCGCTTTCCATCCTCAAGACCCCTCTCCCCAAGAAA ATTGCGCGGTTATATCTGGTGTCAGACGTGCTGTACAACTCATCTGCCAAAGTAGCCAATGCTTCCTACTACAGGAAATT TTTTGAGGTGAAGCTCTGCCAGGTATTTGCGGACCTTAACGCCACGTACAAAACCATCCAAGGTCATCTTCAGAGTGAAAATTTTAAG CAACGCGTGATGTCCTGTTTCCGAGCGTGGGAGGATTGGACCGTGTATCCCGACCCCTTCCTAATCAGGTTGCAGAACATATTTCTGGGTCTCGTAAACCTGGCTCCTGAAAAGGAACCTGTGGGAATTCCTGTAGAG CCCGAGCCAACGGAGGACATTGACGGCGCGCCAATAGGCGAGTACGTGGATGGTTCGCCGATCGAAGACATGGACGGGCTGCCAATCGACGGGGGGCCCATCGATGGGAACATGATGGACGGAGCCCCCCTGGACGACCTGGACGGCGTTCCCATTAAGACCATGGAGGAGGATATCGATGGGGTACCCT TCGACCAATCGAAGGAGGTCACTTTCAAGGTGGCGCCTTCAAAGTGGGAAGCCGTGGACGAGTCCGAGCTGGCGTCTCAAG CTGTAACCACTTCAAAATGGGAAGCATTTGATCAGCCCGAAGAGCCAAAAAG GTACGCGGAGAATAGCGAAGACGAAAAGAGCCCGCGTTCGACGACGGCCACCCCAAGTTACTCCAACCCCGTCAGGGAAGAAACTGACCTTAAGGCCAAACTGTCCGAAATGAATGAGGAGAAGCGAACCAAGCTACGAGAGATCGAG GTGAAAGTCATGAAATTCCAAGACGAGCTGGAATCAGGAAAGAGACCCAAGAAGCCTGGGCAGAGCTTTCAGGAGCAGGTGGAACACTATAGGGACAAACTACTCCAGAAG GAGAAGGAAAAGGAGAAATTGGATCGGGAAAAGGAGCGGGAAAAAGAGCGGGAGAAGAAGGACAAAGAGAAATCGGACGCAAGGCTGAAAGACTTGAAGAAGGAGAAGGAAGATACGCCCACCAGGAAAGACAA GTACTCGTCGCCGGCCGTTGAAAGGAAACGACGACACAGCAACTCGCCCAGCCCCACCCGCGGCGgcggtggtagtggtggtggtggtggtagtagtggtggtgggggtggtggtggcggGAGTATTAGCAGCAGGCGTGGCCGCTCGCCATCCCCTCGCTCAGAGAGGTCCGAGCGCTCCTACACGAAGGACACGTCGTCGCGCCCATCTCACAAGGACTCGCCCCGATCCGTTGTCAAGAAGTCTTCAAAAAG ATCTCCATCATCACCTCGCACGCCCAAGCGGTCTCGGCGGTCGCGCTCCCGTACTCCCAAAAAGTCGTCCAAGAAGTCCCGTTCCAAATCTAGGTCCCCGCACAGCCGGTCTCACAAAAAATCGAAAAAGAGTAAACACTGA